The following proteins are co-located in the Nasonia vitripennis strain AsymCx chromosome 3 unlocalized genomic scaffold, Nvit_psr_1.1 chr3_random0007, whole genome shotgun sequence genome:
- the LOC100115698 gene encoding putative nuclease HARBI1: MAEIDAFLLDIFNAEQEERVQRLNRFHQLRLERQQLRDVSNPFTLPAEFFRRYYRMPPHVVMRLIGLVENRLIRERSTAIPTHLSVLITLRFLAEGGLQKGFAQDFVHPVSQSTASQCIARVIDTINHLADDFIRFPGTEGQREHNSNRFQRTTRIPGIIGAVDGFMVTFYRPTINEEAFFNYRVGTSMNVQIIVDSDYNILNIRVCPGSNNDRFVWQFSEAKEYMEDLRADENFPNRYYTNR; the protein is encoded by the exons atggCTGAAATAGATGCATTTCTTCTGGATATATTCAATGCAGAACAAGAAGAACGAGTTCAAAGGCTGAACAGATTTCATCAGCTTCGACTAGAAAGACAACAACTTCGAGATGTATCAAATCCTTTTACTTTACCTGCCGAATTCTTTAGAAGATATTACAG aatgCCTCCACATGTAGTGATGCGACTGATTGGGTTGGTTGAGAACAGACTAATCAGAGAAAGGAGTACTGCAATCCCTACACATCTTTCAGTATTAATTACTTTAAGATTTTTGGCCGAAGGAGGTCTACAAAAAGGTTTCGCACAAGATTTTGTACATCCTGTAAGCCAGAGTACAGCTAGTCAATGCATTGCTCGAGTCATTGATACTATTAATCATTTAGCAGATGACTTTATACGCTTTCCTGGAACAGAAGGGCAAAGAGAACATAATTCAAACCG cttTCAAAGGACTACTAGGATTCCTGGTATTATTGGGGCTGTTGATGGTTTTATGGTGACGTTTTATAGGCCAACAATAAACGAAGAAGCATTTTTTAACTATCGTGTAGGAACTTCCATGAATGTACAAATA ATTGTAGACTCCGACTATAACATCCTCAATATTCGAGTATGTCCTGGAAGTAATAACGACCGGTTCGTCTGGCAATTTTCAGAAGCTAAAGAATACATGGAAGATCTACGGGCAGATGAAAATTTTCCTAATCGTTACTATACAAATAGGTAA